The following are encoded in a window of Brevibacillus ruminantium genomic DNA:
- a CDS encoding VOC family protein codes for MTVRLFPYLIMNGNAKEAIAFYEKALEAQVVFSTSFGDMPENPEFTMPEEAKGLVAHATIKVGETDMMFSDAFPGQPHQIGNQVTICVTTNDKEKAKQFFDALQEGGQVQMPLQETHFSPAYGIVTDKFGVTFQIFTEGQQQ; via the coding sequence ATGACAGTGCGCCTGTTTCCTTATCTCATCATGAATGGAAATGCCAAAGAAGCGATTGCGTTTTACGAAAAAGCATTGGAGGCACAGGTTGTATTCTCCACGAGCTTCGGCGATATGCCGGAAAATCCTGAGTTTACCATGCCTGAAGAAGCGAAGGGCCTTGTAGCACATGCTACCATTAAAGTGGGCGAAACCGACATGATGTTCTCCGATGCGTTCCCAGGTCAGCCTCACCAAATCGGGAATCAAGTCACCATCTGTGTCACCACCAACGACAAGGAAAAGGCCAAGCAGTTTTTTGATGCGCTGCAAGAAGGCGGTCAGGTGCAAATGCCTTTGCAGGAAACCCATTTTAGCCCAGCTTACGGCATCGTGACGGACAAGTTCGGCGTGACCTTCCAAATCTTTACCGAGGGACAGCAGCAATAA
- a CDS encoding bis-aminopropyl spermidine synthase family protein, with the protein MKNYIELTSKQVRLQEGPQAIEKLLLECYLHPGTSTKELARKLLLPVPVTAAIKKELIKLGALRQDRGVSCTADGTAFLEKKRGFDGLDIGLYRKLMNAEMDWREELADILAQLHPLLEGRPQVDVQIDQSKCTPETSLKRAILCLREHALVGGRILCVGDDDLVSVSLGLLLKRLFPQQWENKASITVVDIDERFLRYIAELATREGLPITCTRADLRQPLSPKQIGTFDCFFTDPPYTLPGMSLFVSRGISVLQKKKGLPIYLSFAHKSPEFMLDMQREFIRMGLVVTEVIPHFNEYEGAEMIGNRGQMIVLKTTEQTLPRIKGSFDEALYTGEVKRTLRTYRCRGCEGSIQVGFQQDFPTIERLKMNGCPLCQHDTFDLVKKRSV; encoded by the coding sequence TTGAAAAATTATATCGAACTGACAAGCAAACAGGTACGACTCCAGGAAGGACCGCAAGCCATCGAAAAGCTGCTGTTGGAATGCTACCTGCACCCCGGCACTTCCACCAAAGAATTGGCCCGCAAGCTGCTGCTGCCTGTTCCGGTTACAGCCGCCATCAAAAAGGAGCTGATCAAGCTGGGGGCGCTTCGTCAGGATCGCGGAGTTAGCTGCACAGCGGATGGAACTGCGTTTCTGGAAAAAAAGCGAGGGTTTGACGGCCTCGACATCGGCTTGTACCGCAAGCTGATGAATGCTGAAATGGATTGGAGGGAGGAGCTCGCTGATATACTCGCGCAGCTCCATCCATTACTCGAAGGCCGCCCACAGGTAGATGTACAGATCGACCAATCGAAATGCACCCCAGAAACGAGTTTGAAGCGAGCCATTCTCTGCCTGCGCGAACATGCGCTTGTCGGCGGACGAATTCTCTGTGTCGGCGACGATGATCTGGTCAGCGTCTCGCTCGGCCTGCTGCTCAAGCGGTTATTCCCGCAGCAGTGGGAAAACAAGGCAAGCATTACGGTCGTTGATATTGATGAGCGCTTTCTACGCTATATTGCGGAATTGGCGACCCGTGAAGGGCTGCCGATTACCTGCACCCGTGCGGATCTCCGTCAACCGCTTTCCCCGAAGCAGATCGGGACGTTTGACTGCTTTTTTACCGACCCTCCGTACACACTCCCGGGGATGAGCCTTTTTGTCTCACGCGGGATCAGTGTACTGCAGAAAAAGAAGGGGCTGCCGATTTATCTGTCGTTTGCCCATAAATCACCTGAGTTTATGCTGGATATGCAGCGCGAGTTTATCCGGATGGGGCTGGTCGTCACCGAGGTGATTCCTCATTTTAATGAGTATGAGGGAGCAGAGATGATCGGCAACCGTGGTCAGATGATCGTTTTAAAAACGACAGAGCAGACCCTCCCCCGGATAAAAGGAAGCTTTGATGAAGCGCTCTACACCGGCGAGGTAAAACGAACGCTGCGGACCTACCGCTGCCGCGGATGCGAGGGAAGCATACAGGTTGGGTTTCAGCAGGATTTTCCGACGATTGAAAGGTTAAAAATGAACGGATGCCCCCTTTGCCAGCACGATACGTTTGATTTGGTGAAAAAACGGTCAGTGTAG
- a CDS encoding TetR family transcriptional regulator, translating to MAPRVSDAYKTRKKQELLQAARRIFVRKGYTRATMQDIMEEAGVSRGALYAYFENIEHVYLELLRSDDQTDIQLFLPDDSCTAWQQLKRWVYKQQTLIEGIEHSLLLANTEFFLSMHNQKPSEGSSYLHARYERIVEVLIEFFQQGVAKNELQPQQPVDSIAHYLVSFIDGLMLDSFHMGPHRTNVPAQIEVLLFSLQAMLSPTDENSPK from the coding sequence GTGGCTCCACGCGTAAGCGATGCGTATAAAACGCGAAAAAAACAGGAATTGCTCCAGGCAGCCCGACGCATTTTTGTCAGGAAAGGATATACCCGGGCTACCATGCAAGACATCATGGAAGAGGCTGGTGTTTCCAGAGGAGCCCTGTACGCCTATTTTGAGAATATCGAGCATGTCTATCTGGAATTGCTGCGCAGCGACGATCAGACCGATATTCAGCTTTTTCTCCCCGATGATTCCTGCACAGCTTGGCAACAGCTAAAAAGATGGGTGTACAAGCAACAAACGCTGATTGAGGGAATTGAGCACTCCCTGTTGCTGGCCAATACAGAGTTTTTCTTGTCCATGCATAACCAGAAACCGAGCGAAGGCTCCTCTTATTTGCATGCCCGTTATGAGCGGATTGTGGAGGTCCTCATCGAATTTTTCCAGCAAGGGGTGGCCAAAAACGAGCTGCAGCCCCAGCAACCAGTGGATTCGATTGCTCATTATCTGGTGTCGTTCATCGATGGACTGATGCTGGACTCGTTTCACATGGGACCTCATCGGACAAACGTACCTGCTCAAATAGAGGTGCTGTTGTTTTCCCTGCAAGCGATGCTGTCCCCAACAGATGAAAACTCACCCAAGTAA
- a CDS encoding GNAT family N-acetyltransferase: protein MFESARICFRKVTADDASIYHAWRNDPAVMKTTSLSLDVFTLEETAAFVQNVILGSSSGKSYMIIDKASANPIGITSLIQLDEKNRNAECIIDLGEKEFWGKGYATEALKLLLDYAFLELNLHRVSLRVFSFNEKAIRLYEKLGFTHEGRSRQSVFRDGQWHDICHMGMLQSEYVRD, encoded by the coding sequence ATGTTTGAATCTGCCAGAATCTGTTTTCGCAAAGTTACTGCTGATGATGCAAGCATTTATCATGCGTGGAGAAATGACCCCGCGGTGATGAAAACCACCAGCCTGTCGCTGGACGTGTTTACCTTGGAAGAGACCGCCGCTTTTGTGCAAAACGTGATTTTGGGCTCAAGCTCCGGGAAAAGCTACATGATCATCGACAAGGCCTCCGCCAATCCGATCGGCATCACTTCGCTGATCCAGCTCGATGAGAAAAATCGCAATGCTGAATGCATCATTGACCTGGGCGAAAAAGAGTTTTGGGGCAAAGGCTACGCCACAGAAGCGTTAAAGCTGTTGCTCGATTACGCCTTTCTGGAGTTGAATCTGCACCGGGTGTCCCTCCGTGTTTTTTCATTTAACGAAAAAGCGATACGCCTCTATGAAAAACTCGGATTTACGCATGAAGGCCGCTCCAGACAAAGCGTCTTTCGCGACGGACAATGGCATGACATTTGCCATATGGGGATGTTGCAGAGCGAATACGTACGTGATTAG
- a CDS encoding 1,4-dihydroxy-6-naphthoate synthase: protein MKIAFSPCPNDTFVFHAWVHGLIPGAPQLDVMYADIDITNGLAASGKGPEVLKVSYAALPWLLSEYALLPCGGALGRGCGPLVLTKGGEEAADPAVLSGKRVAVPSERSTAYLLFRLWAAQNVPGGVGEIVVMPFHEIMPAVRDGLIDAGLVIHEARFTYPQYGLTLLADMGSWWEKETNLPIPLGAIIARRSLDLDKLAEWTRASVEYAWAHPEASQAYVMSHAQEMDPEVAKAHINLYVNSFTAQLGEDGYAAVEALLGRAAEEGLVPRFDLAALRS from the coding sequence ATGAAGATTGCATTTTCACCATGTCCCAACGACACCTTTGTCTTTCACGCCTGGGTCCACGGACTGATCCCCGGAGCCCCGCAGCTTGATGTGATGTATGCCGATATCGACATTACCAACGGTCTTGCGGCGAGCGGAAAAGGGCCGGAGGTGCTCAAAGTTTCTTATGCCGCATTGCCCTGGCTGTTGTCCGAGTACGCCCTGCTACCCTGCGGCGGTGCACTCGGCCGTGGCTGCGGACCGCTTGTTTTGACCAAAGGAGGCGAGGAGGCGGCTGATCCTGCCGTGCTGTCCGGCAAACGGGTGGCAGTTCCCAGTGAGCGATCCACCGCCTATCTGCTGTTCCGTCTCTGGGCCGCCCAAAATGTACCGGGCGGGGTGGGAGAAATCGTGGTCATGCCGTTTCACGAGATCATGCCTGCCGTTCGCGACGGTCTGATTGACGCGGGGCTGGTCATTCATGAAGCGCGCTTTACCTATCCGCAATACGGGCTGACCCTGCTCGCGGACATGGGAAGCTGGTGGGAAAAAGAGACGAACCTGCCGATCCCGCTCGGCGCGATTATCGCCCGCCGCAGCCTGGATTTGGACAAGCTGGCTGAGTGGACCCGTGCCTCTGTCGAATACGCCTGGGCCCATCCGGAAGCATCCCAAGCGTATGTCATGAGTCACGCACAGGAGATGGACCCCGAGGTGGCCAAGGCGCATATCAACCTGTACGTCAACAGCTTTACAGCCCAGTTGGGAGAAGACGGCTACGCAGCGGTCGAAGCGCTTCTCGGCCGGGCTGCCGAAGAAGGGCTGGTTCCCCGGTTTGATCTGGCAGCCCTTCGCAGCTAG
- a CDS encoding undecaprenyl-diphosphatase — protein MSLVQYDLELFRSINDLGKEYAFLNPAAIFMAEYTMFLLGLGLIVYWFTRTKQNRMMVIQAVAAFVIAEVFASVAGHFFSHQQPFAVLPDVNQLIQHSIDNSFPSDHTILFFSMCFSFLFVRKREGWLWVLLALCVGISRILVGVHYPVDVVVGALLGILSACIAYLVIPQLSFVASLLSVYEKVERRFLPSKSKSTDLS, from the coding sequence ATGTCTCTCGTACAGTACGATCTTGAGCTTTTTCGCTCTATCAATGACCTTGGAAAAGAGTATGCGTTTCTAAACCCTGCCGCCATTTTTATGGCCGAGTACACCATGTTTCTTTTAGGCTTGGGCCTCATCGTATACTGGTTCACACGGACCAAGCAAAACAGGATGATGGTAATCCAGGCAGTGGCTGCTTTCGTGATCGCAGAAGTGTTTGCAAGCGTGGCTGGTCACTTCTTTTCCCATCAACAGCCCTTTGCCGTTTTGCCGGATGTCAACCAGTTGATCCAACACAGCATTGATAACTCGTTTCCGAGTGACCATACGATCCTGTTTTTTTCCATGTGCTTTTCCTTTCTGTTCGTGCGAAAAAGAGAAGGCTGGCTTTGGGTTCTCCTGGCGCTATGCGTAGGCATTTCCCGGATCTTGGTAGGCGTGCATTATCCGGTCGACGTAGTTGTCGGGGCACTGCTGGGTATCCTGTCCGCGTGCATCGCCTATCTGGTCATACCTCAGCTCTCATTCGTTGCGAGCTTGCTGTCTGTTTATGAAAAAGTGGAGCGACGCTTCCTCCCTTCCAAAAGCAAATCAACTGATCTTTCCTAG
- a CDS encoding YgaP family membrane protein, whose translation MRNLGRLDRVTRVVSGTAFLSMFWLATGPWKYAGLLGVVLLLTGLAGTCLFYKILGVNTCRK comes from the coding sequence ATGAGAAATCTCGGACGTTTGGATCGCGTGACCAGAGTGGTGAGCGGGACCGCTTTCCTCTCAATGTTCTGGCTGGCGACAGGGCCGTGGAAATACGCGGGTCTGTTGGGTGTTGTTTTGCTGCTGACAGGTCTGGCCGGCACCTGCTTGTTTTACAAAATTTTGGGTGTGAACACCTGTCGAAAATAG
- a CDS encoding class I SAM-dependent methyltransferase, which produces MRYNGSEFYDDDNNFEQYMERRKRPENANDTLEKPIIWELLGDVAGMNILDMGCGDARFGTELFHQGCAAYTGIEGSRNMVEAAKKVLEGYKGTVVQTRIEDWDYPAETFDLVVSRLVIHYIQDVDTLFRQVHQSLKANGRFIFSVEHPVITSTLQPSGLRTDWVVDNYFKAGYREQSWLGGNVRKYHRTIEDYFTAMQKAGFEIGQLRESKPVRKHFIHEETYERRLRIPLFLFLAGTKRG; this is translated from the coding sequence ATGCGCTATAACGGTTCCGAATTTTACGATGATGACAACAACTTTGAGCAATACATGGAGCGGCGCAAGCGTCCGGAAAACGCCAACGATACGTTAGAAAAGCCGATTATCTGGGAGCTTCTCGGAGATGTGGCTGGCATGAACATCCTCGATATGGGATGTGGAGACGCCAGATTCGGGACTGAGCTTTTCCATCAGGGGTGTGCCGCGTATACGGGCATCGAAGGCTCACGGAATATGGTGGAGGCAGCGAAGAAGGTACTGGAGGGCTATAAGGGGACCGTCGTTCAGACCCGGATCGAGGATTGGGATTATCCCGCGGAGACGTTTGATCTCGTGGTCTCCAGACTGGTGATTCACTACATACAAGATGTGGACACTCTCTTCCGCCAGGTCCACCAGAGCTTGAAAGCGAACGGAAGGTTCATCTTCTCTGTCGAACATCCGGTCATCACCTCAACGCTGCAGCCTTCTGGCCTGCGAACAGATTGGGTGGTAGACAATTATTTTAAAGCGGGTTATCGCGAGCAGTCATGGCTGGGCGGCAACGTACGGAAGTATCATCGCACCATCGAGGATTATTTTACCGCCATGCAAAAGGCGGGCTTTGAGATTGGGCAGCTCAGAGAATCCAAGCCCGTACGCAAACATTTCATTCATGAGGAGACATACGAGCGGAGATTGAGAATTCCCTTATTCTTGTTCCTGGCGGGAACGAAGAGAGGGTAG
- a CDS encoding SRPBCC family protein produces the protein MSADQQQGLPAIKHTVTIEAPIQKVWDTVSTAEGIASWFMPNDFQAEIGYEFHIQSPFGPSPCKVTELTPPHRLSFLWDTDGWFVTFELKEVGDKTEFTLIHGGWKQPDTLVPKAKEDAAVIRDRMDQGWAGIVQKLKKVVEG, from the coding sequence ATGAGCGCAGATCAACAACAAGGATTGCCAGCTATCAAGCATACCGTGACGATTGAAGCCCCGATTCAAAAAGTATGGGATACCGTTTCAACTGCGGAGGGTATTGCCTCCTGGTTTATGCCGAACGATTTTCAGGCAGAAATTGGATACGAATTTCACATCCAATCGCCATTTGGCCCGTCACCTTGCAAAGTGACCGAGCTGACGCCGCCTCATCGCCTCTCTTTTCTCTGGGATACAGATGGATGGTTTGTTACCTTTGAATTAAAAGAAGTGGGGGACAAGACGGAATTTACCCTGATTCACGGTGGATGGAAGCAACCAGATACCCTCGTACCCAAAGCCAAAGAAGATGCGGCGGTCATTCGCGATCGCATGGACCAAGGTTGGGCAGGTATCGTACAGAAGCTGAAAAAGGTTGTGGAGGGCTAA
- a CDS encoding Crp/Fnr family transcriptional regulator, translating into MRPEQIEKITSAFPCFSSVPKEVWGRAEASILSVPAQPLMGEGHMFTHASFVLKGCVRIYKISPSGKELTLYRVKGGEICVIMMASILGETGYEAIAEAEEETEVLVLPISLFTRWMDTYKELRQFIYRLFVRRMVSVTSMVEEMSFHSMEHRVASLLLRKAAGRLDGPLYVTHASLAEELGTAREVVSRVLKKFEQLGWVRLGRGKMYILDQAGLRMKLEVK; encoded by the coding sequence ATGCGCCCCGAACAGATAGAAAAAATCACGTCTGCTTTTCCCTGCTTCTCCTCCGTACCGAAAGAGGTATGGGGGCGTGCAGAGGCCTCGATCCTGTCCGTTCCCGCTCAACCCCTGATGGGAGAGGGCCATATGTTTACACATGCCTCCTTTGTGCTGAAGGGATGTGTGCGCATTTACAAAATCAGTCCGTCCGGCAAGGAGTTGACCCTCTATCGGGTGAAAGGCGGCGAAATATGCGTCATCATGATGGCCAGCATCTTGGGGGAAACCGGCTATGAAGCCATTGCCGAAGCCGAAGAAGAGACGGAGGTGCTGGTGCTGCCCATCTCCCTTTTTACCCGCTGGATGGACACGTATAAAGAGCTGAGGCAGTTCATTTACCGCTTGTTTGTGCGGAGAATGGTCTCTGTGACCAGCATGGTTGAAGAGATGAGCTTTCACTCCATGGAGCACCGGGTGGCCAGTTTGCTTCTGCGTAAAGCTGCGGGTCGCTTGGACGGCCCTCTGTATGTCACGCATGCGTCTCTCGCTGAGGAGTTGGGGACGGCCCGAGAGGTGGTCAGCCGGGTCCTGAAGAAATTTGAGCAGCTTGGATGGGTGCGCTTGGGGCGCGGCAAAATGTATATTCTCGATCAGGCGGGACTGCGTATGAAGCTGGAAGTAAAGTGA
- a CDS encoding PhzF family phenazine biosynthesis protein, which yields MKTKKVYHYDAFSTIPNKGNPAGVVLDGEHLSEEEMREIAEKVGFNETSFLLPSDKADLRIRYFTPGHEMNLCGHGTMATLYALRARGLLREKTALTIETKTGILPIRLHSDPDGSFSTTMRQATPQFEPFQGSLQELAQSIGIEESDIDTDLPVMYGSTGIWTLLVPVKSLDACQRMKPQNERFPSILKEMPRASVHPFCLETYDPQAQMHARHFSSPFSGTVEDPVTGTASGVMGAYYAQFVRGGVDSSLRLVVEQGLEIGRDGRVQVHVSRSGDQYEIEITGTAVYVDEFEVSI from the coding sequence ATGAAAACCAAAAAAGTGTATCATTACGACGCGTTTAGCACGATTCCCAACAAGGGAAACCCGGCGGGAGTGGTCTTGGATGGAGAACATCTCTCCGAAGAGGAAATGAGGGAGATTGCCGAAAAAGTAGGGTTCAACGAGACCTCCTTTCTTTTGCCATCTGACAAGGCTGATCTTCGCATCCGCTATTTTACACCCGGCCATGAGATGAATCTCTGCGGTCATGGTACCATGGCGACGTTGTATGCCTTGCGCGCCAGAGGTTTGCTGAGAGAGAAAACAGCGTTGACGATTGAGACAAAAACGGGGATATTGCCGATCCGCCTGCATTCTGATCCAGACGGCAGCTTCTCGACTACCATGCGGCAGGCTACTCCGCAGTTTGAACCGTTTCAAGGCTCATTGCAGGAGCTGGCGCAGTCCATCGGGATCGAAGAGAGTGATATCGATACAGATTTGCCTGTCATGTACGGAAGTACGGGCATCTGGACCTTGTTGGTTCCCGTGAAAAGCCTGGATGCCTGCCAGAGGATGAAGCCTCAGAATGAGCGGTTTCCGTCGATCCTGAAGGAGATGCCGCGGGCGTCCGTTCACCCGTTCTGCCTGGAAACCTACGATCCGCAGGCGCAGATGCATGCTCGCCATTTTTCCTCCCCCTTCTCTGGCACCGTGGAAGACCCGGTTACAGGAACGGCATCCGGAGTCATGGGGGCATATTACGCACAGTTTGTAAGAGGAGGAGTGGATTCGTCTCTGCGTCTGGTGGTTGAGCAGGGACTGGAGATCGGAAGGGATGGTAGAGTTCAGGTACATGTAAGCAGAAGTGGCGACCAGTACGAGATCGAGATCACGGGAACGGCGGTCTATGTGGATGAATTCGAGGTGTCGATCTAA
- a CDS encoding sugar phosphate isomerase/epimerase: MHRFMIGLYGGFDLKKYQRDFRSGFFGIEACLFSEPEEITRLAEESKRQGFQIGIHFPLRAGHSRLRDALFLSPDASAHQEAYAYIENELAFVASRLQPAYVLFHYPKPVILDDRVNWEKWRFYDASEYLFESTYSLEMFQEKSEALFQWLTEKSRQYGFVPILELDALNRYVYETDVLENLLLRYPAIKLCLDTGRLFWQEKIDPYFQTLPVISRYAKYAAVIHLWTMQVTEGTKVKQMRHPVLPGQSPEEGWAPIEQYLNIIAQENNQVRIMFEHQSTLVTDEQLDVCYAWVAEIFQKHAAAGVSREKRNMR; encoded by the coding sequence ATGCACAGATTCATGATTGGCTTGTACGGCGGCTTTGACCTGAAAAAGTACCAGCGAGATTTTCGCAGCGGTTTCTTTGGCATCGAAGCCTGTCTGTTTTCTGAACCGGAAGAGATTACCCGCCTTGCCGAGGAATCAAAGCGGCAGGGTTTTCAGATCGGGATTCATTTTCCTTTGCGCGCGGGTCATTCGAGGCTAAGGGACGCCCTGTTCCTTTCGCCGGATGCTTCGGCGCATCAAGAGGCTTATGCCTATATCGAAAACGAACTGGCCTTTGTCGCCAGCAGACTGCAGCCCGCCTATGTCTTGTTTCACTATCCCAAGCCTGTGATACTGGACGACAGGGTCAACTGGGAGAAATGGCGATTTTATGATGCGTCTGAATATCTATTTGAAAGTACCTACAGCTTGGAGATGTTTCAGGAAAAAAGTGAAGCGCTGTTTCAATGGCTGACGGAGAAAAGCAGGCAGTATGGATTTGTTCCAATCCTGGAGCTGGACGCGCTGAATCGCTATGTCTATGAGACAGACGTGCTGGAGAATCTCTTGTTGCGCTATCCAGCCATCAAGCTTTGCCTGGATACGGGCCGCCTCTTTTGGCAGGAAAAAATAGACCCGTACTTTCAGACGCTCCCTGTCATCAGCCGATACGCCAAATATGCAGCCGTCATTCATTTGTGGACGATGCAAGTGACAGAGGGGACCAAAGTCAAGCAAATGCGTCACCCGGTTTTGCCCGGGCAATCGCCCGAAGAGGGCTGGGCTCCGATTGAACAGTATTTGAATATCATTGCCCAGGAAAACAACCAGGTGCGCATCATGTTCGAGCATCAGTCCACTCTTGTCACGGACGAACAGTTGGACGTCTGCTATGCATGGGTAGCGGAGATTTTTCAGAAGCATGCGGCTGCCGGTGTTTCCCGGGAAAAAAGGAATATGCGATAA
- a CDS encoding tyrosine-protein phosphatase has translation MTMTNRAIAFDGLYNFRDIGGLPTTDGRNMKTGILFRSDELSRLSAGDLGRLQTHQIKVICDLRTQTERKQKPDRVPAHTGIHQVSIPIHHESQEMSRLDFFKLLVSKSNDLNFEHIMKDFYHRMAFERTGQVKEIITLLAEQDHLPALIHCTGGKDRTGYLSALIQLLAGVPYQTVLDDYLFSNDLIQPRMQKIQRYIRWMSLFQISPERMKPLMEVRRDYLEDSLTAVLKEYGTVEDYLMKACGIEENYLLRLRHMLVE, from the coding sequence ATGACTATGACAAACAGAGCAATCGCCTTTGACGGTTTATACAATTTCCGCGATATCGGCGGTCTCCCCACAACAGATGGCCGCAACATGAAAACAGGCATTCTATTTCGCTCCGATGAGCTTTCACGCTTGTCTGCCGGCGACCTTGGCAGACTTCAAACGCATCAAATCAAGGTCATCTGCGATCTGCGGACGCAAACGGAACGGAAACAAAAGCCGGATCGCGTCCCTGCCCATACCGGCATTCACCAGGTGAGCATCCCGATCCATCACGAAAGCCAGGAGATGAGCCGGCTGGATTTTTTCAAGCTGCTGGTAAGCAAATCCAATGATCTGAATTTCGAGCACATTATGAAAGATTTTTATCACCGGATGGCCTTTGAACGGACAGGCCAAGTCAAGGAAATCATCACCCTGCTTGCCGAGCAAGACCATCTTCCCGCACTGATTCACTGTACGGGCGGCAAGGACCGGACCGGCTATCTTTCTGCCTTGATTCAGCTTCTGGCCGGCGTTCCCTACCAGACAGTGCTGGATGATTATTTGTTTTCGAACGATTTGATTCAGCCCCGCATGCAAAAAATCCAGAGGTATATTCGCTGGATGAGTTTGTTCCAGATCTCTCCGGAACGGATGAAGCCGCTGATGGAAGTGCGCCGCGACTATCTGGAGGATAGCCTTACTGCCGTTTTGAAAGAGTATGGAACGGTTGAGGATTATCTGATGAAAGCGTGCGGGATAGAGGAAAATTACCTGCTTCGACTGCGGCACATGCTGGTGGAGTAA
- a CDS encoding ArsR/SmtB family transcription factor, with product MLPAAQKHDVFQAIADPTRREVLRLLAGSELPISAITAHFPMSRTAVAKHLQVLTDAKLVSGRKAGREKLYRLHPEPLQELQQWLAFYEQFWTNKLSMLKHIVEEKEESRLRVVAPEEDEQANRE from the coding sequence GTGTTGCCCGCAGCTCAAAAGCACGATGTGTTTCAAGCGATTGCGGACCCCACCCGCAGAGAAGTCCTTCGATTGCTGGCTGGCTCAGAGTTGCCGATCTCCGCGATCACGGCTCACTTTCCTATGAGCCGAACAGCCGTCGCCAAACATCTGCAGGTACTGACCGATGCGAAGCTGGTCAGCGGGCGAAAGGCAGGCAGGGAAAAATTGTACCGGCTACATCCGGAGCCTTTGCAGGAGTTGCAGCAATGGCTTGCCTTTTACGAGCAGTTTTGGACAAACAAGCTCTCGATGCTCAAGCATATTGTGGAAGAGAAAGAAGAGAGCAGGCTGAGAGTCGTAGCGCCTGAGGAAGATGAGCAGGCGAATCGGGAATAG
- a CDS encoding futalosine hydrolase, producing the protein MNPDNKAAASLPPAAVGQSGASERILVMVSVPPERDAVLRGLGGDGRFDVRIGGVGAVAAAVSTAKILATNAAYRLVICAGIAGGFVGRAEIGSLVVADEIIAADLGAETAEGFCSVDELGFGSARVQVDATLAARMTEKLQAAGLSVCMGPILTVSTVTGTAETTAELAARVPGAAAEAMEGYGVASAAKSEGLPALEIRAVSNAIGPRDREAWRIKDALNALESACHVLREVLS; encoded by the coding sequence ATGAATCCAGATAACAAAGCAGCCGCTTCATTACCGCCTGCCGCAGTCGGACAGAGTGGTGCGAGCGAGCGTATCCTTGTCATGGTCTCTGTGCCGCCTGAACGCGACGCAGTTTTGCGAGGATTAGGCGGCGACGGCAGATTTGACGTTCGGATAGGGGGAGTCGGAGCGGTTGCGGCAGCGGTCAGTACCGCGAAAATACTGGCAACGAATGCTGCGTACCGCCTCGTGATTTGCGCCGGCATCGCTGGCGGCTTCGTCGGCAGGGCAGAGATAGGCTCGCTGGTTGTGGCCGACGAGATCATCGCAGCGGATTTGGGCGCAGAGACAGCGGAAGGCTTTTGCAGCGTGGACGAGCTGGGCTTCGGCTCTGCCCGGGTGCAGGTTGATGCCACATTGGCAGCACGTATGACGGAAAAGCTGCAAGCTGCAGGGTTGTCCGTCTGTATGGGCCCGATCTTGACCGTCTCCACGGTGACGGGAACAGCTGAGACAACGGCAGAGCTGGCTGCCCGCGTACCAGGAGCAGCAGCGGAGGCCATGGAAGGCTACGGGGTGGCATCGGCTGCGAAAAGTGAAGGTCTGCCCGCCCTGGAAATCCGCGCCGTCTCCAACGCTATCGGCCCGCGCGACCGCGAAGCCTGGCGCATCAAGGATGCGCTGAATGCACTAGAATCAGCATGCCACGTATTACGGGAGGTACTATCATGA